Proteins co-encoded in one Nitrospirota bacterium genomic window:
- the nth gene encoding endonuclease III, with product MPAVSPATHSSDRAGARRRVARILDRLDAVFGGRPVELDAGSPWELLVATILSAQCTDQRVNQVTPGLFARFRTPAQFASADRTELERLIRPTGFFRAKAKNLVACARAVTERFHGEVPRTMEELVTLPGVGRKTANVILGAAFGQPAVVVDTHVKRVAGRLGLSRSRDPDKIELDLQRVIPEARWTTGSHHLLLHGRYVCVARRPRCEPCALYDLCHSRDKRPRPAPESTISAVSRRSRRAAGASSKATT from the coding sequence CCGCCGTGTCGCCCGCGACTCACTCGTCCGATCGTGCAGGCGCCCGGCGTCGGGTCGCGCGGATACTCGACCGGCTGGATGCGGTCTTTGGCGGACGCCCCGTGGAGCTGGATGCTGGGTCCCCGTGGGAGTTGCTGGTCGCCACCATCCTCTCGGCCCAGTGCACGGACCAACGCGTCAACCAGGTCACGCCGGGTCTGTTCGCCCGGTTTCGCACCCCGGCGCAGTTCGCGTCGGCCGACCGTACCGAGTTGGAGCGCTTGATCAGACCCACCGGGTTTTTCCGGGCCAAGGCCAAGAATCTCGTGGCCTGCGCGCGGGCCGTCACCGAGCGGTTCCACGGCGAAGTCCCCCGGACCATGGAGGAACTGGTCACGCTCCCCGGGGTCGGGCGTAAGACCGCCAACGTGATCCTGGGCGCGGCGTTCGGACAGCCCGCGGTGGTGGTGGACACCCACGTCAAGCGTGTGGCGGGGCGTCTCGGTCTGTCGCGGTCTCGCGATCCCGACAAGATCGAACTGGATTTGCAACGCGTGATTCCCGAGGCTCGGTGGACCACGGGGTCGCACCACCTGTTGCTCCACGGGCGGTACGTCTGCGTGGCGCGGCGTCCACGCTGCGAGCCGTGCGCGCTCTACGACCTGTGCCACTCGCGCGACAAACGACCGCGCCCTGCGCCGGAATCGACGATCTCGGCCGTGTCGCGCCGTTCGCGGCGCGCGGCCGGAGCGTCGTCCAAGGCGACCACGTGA
- the mtnB gene encoding methylthioribulose 1-phosphate dehydratase, translating into MPKASDQPTASLLCEFLRLFYDKGWVAGTGGGVCAALGDDTMLMAPTGVHKERVTVNDLFLVDRAAAVLRHPNTPGLRLTECSTIFCAIADRRKAGSVMHSHALSAVLAADLARGGDRIMIRDLEMLKGIRGCTNADHHAVPVVDNTARESDLVTAIRRAVDAPAFATAACVLVRHHGAYIWGEDLWETKRHAEVYHFLFDAVVARAYPG; encoded by the coding sequence ATGCCCAAGGCGTCCGATCAGCCCACGGCCTCGTTGCTGTGCGAGTTCCTGCGCCTGTTCTACGACAAGGGTTGGGTGGCGGGGACCGGGGGCGGGGTCTGCGCCGCGCTCGGAGACGACACCATGCTGATGGCTCCCACCGGCGTGCACAAAGAGCGCGTGACGGTCAACGACCTGTTCCTGGTGGACCGTGCCGCCGCGGTGCTGCGGCACCCCAACACCCCCGGCCTGCGGTTGACCGAATGCAGCACGATCTTCTGCGCCATCGCCGACCGGCGCAAGGCCGGGTCGGTGATGCACAGCCACGCCTTGTCCGCGGTGCTGGCGGCCGACCTCGCTCGCGGCGGCGACCGGATCATGATCCGCGACTTGGAGATGCTCAAAGGGATTCGCGGATGTACCAACGCGGATCACCACGCCGTCCCGGTCGTGGACAACACCGCCCGCGAGTCGGACCTGGTCACGGCCATTCGGCGCGCCGTGGACGCCCCGGCGTTCGCCACCGCCGCGTGCGTGTTGGTCCGCCACCACGGCGCATACATTTGGGGCGAGGACCTGTGGGAGACCAAACGCCACGCGGAGGTCTACCATTTTCTGTTCGACGCCGTTGTCGCCCGCGCGTACCCCGGGTGA